One genomic segment of Mesoterricola silvestris includes these proteins:
- a CDS encoding zinc-dependent alcohol dehydrogenase family protein, whose amino-acid sequence MKAYEYSALGLENLTLVERAEPRPGPREVQVRFHAASLNYRDLLFGLGSYNPNPRLPAIPGSDGAGEVTAVGEGVTRWKVGDRVCPSFMQAWVDGTLTPALQRSALGAGDRDGVLREFGVFSEEGLSAIPEHLSYEEAATLPCAALTAWNALVEVGGIKAGDTILTLGTGGVSLFALQLAKLHGARVIATSSSDAKLERARQLGADATINYAATPDWDKEVLRLTGKRGVDHVVEVGGAGTLPRSINAARFGGLVTVIGVLAQGGGLDPMRILMRGLRLQGVFVGSRRMFEDMARAVALAGLRPVVDQVFAFGEVPEALARLRSGSHFGKIVIRVDA is encoded by the coding sequence ATGAAGGCCTACGAATATTCCGCGCTGGGACTGGAGAACCTGACCCTGGTGGAGCGGGCCGAGCCCCGGCCGGGCCCCCGGGAGGTGCAGGTGCGCTTCCACGCCGCCAGCCTGAACTACCGGGACCTGCTTTTCGGCCTGGGCTCCTACAACCCCAATCCGCGCCTGCCGGCCATTCCGGGCTCGGACGGGGCCGGGGAGGTCACTGCCGTGGGCGAGGGGGTCACCCGCTGGAAGGTGGGCGACCGGGTGTGCCCCAGCTTCATGCAGGCCTGGGTGGACGGAACCCTGACGCCCGCCCTGCAGCGCTCGGCCCTGGGGGCCGGGGACCGGGACGGCGTCCTGCGGGAATTCGGCGTCTTCTCCGAGGAGGGGCTTTCGGCCATTCCGGAGCACCTGTCCTACGAGGAGGCCGCCACCCTGCCCTGCGCGGCCCTCACCGCCTGGAACGCCCTGGTGGAGGTGGGCGGCATCAAGGCCGGGGACACGATCCTCACCCTGGGCACGGGCGGGGTCTCCCTCTTCGCGCTGCAGTTGGCCAAGCTGCACGGGGCGCGGGTCATCGCCACCTCCAGCAGCGACGCCAAGCTGGAACGGGCCCGGCAGCTGGGGGCCGACGCCACCATCAACTACGCGGCCACCCCGGACTGGGACAAGGAGGTCCTGCGCCTCACGGGAAAGCGCGGCGTGGACCACGTGGTGGAAGTGGGCGGCGCGGGCACCCTGCCCCGTTCCATCAACGCGGCGCGCTTCGGCGGGCTCGTGACGGTCATCGGCGTGCTGGCCCAGGGCGGCGGCCTGGACCCCATGCGGATCCTCATGCGGGGCCTGCGGCTCCAGGGGGTCTTCGTGGGCTCCCGGCGCATGTTCGAGGACATGGCCCGGGCCGTGGCCCTGGCGGGGCTCAGGCCGGTGGTGGACCAGGTCTTCGCCTTCGGGGAGGTGCCGGAGGCCCTGGCCCGGCTGCGCTCGGGCTCCCATTTCGGGAAGATCGTGATCCGTGTGGACGCCTGA
- a CDS encoding hybrid sensor histidine kinase/response regulator, giving the protein MEARLRLLEFAGTHTMDAFLTAALDEMEALSGSTIGFYHFLEPDQRTLTLQNWSTHTLKDMCRAEGKGSHYSIDQAGVWCDCVRERRPVIHNDFAALPHRKGLPENHAPVLREMVVPVFRGNLITAIIGVGNKPTDYDEHDVQILSRLGDLSWDIVERKRTEEQLQVSENRLRLTLEGSHIGIWDWDIRTGQWYASPTFYTMLGYEPHRGFSGHGELTERVHPEDLPLVARKMEKVLTGGFDEYTCEVRMRHADGSYRWQRVTGIGVDHDRDGKTTRMLGIRVDITDRREAEEALAQRERDFRTLAENSPDNVIRYDRDCRVLYTNHQARSTLGGHGEHALGRTPLEMSPEGLIPGYLHEVEAYQSALQGVIAKGGMGEVEMHVMAASGEMQTHSVRFTEERDAEGRIVGALAIGRDVTERKKLMEQLNQSQKMEAIGQLAGGVAHDFNNILTAIIGFGNLAKMRMKAEDPQMTLIDQILAASDRAANLTRSLLAFSRKQVIIPRPVDVNGILGTVEKLLARLIGEDIELVTRPGKQSLIVMADEGQIEQVLLNLATNARDAMPKGGTLSISTEARRLGKDFPALHGFGRQGRFALITVSDTGVGMDARTRMRIFEPFFTTKELGKGTGLGLSMVYGILQQHEGFINVYSEPGKGTTFRIYLPLADMAAADALPETEARPPGGTETLLLAEDDEVVRTMTSGILREFGYRVLEAADGKEALEKALAPGMGIDLMILDVVMPKMSGKEVYEAVRREGLEYRTLFISGYTADLLNRKGFFEDGAHYLSKPASPFDLLMKIRKILDERG; this is encoded by the coding sequence ATGGAAGCCCGGCTCCGGCTCCTGGAATTCGCGGGCACCCACACCATGGACGCGTTCCTGACCGCGGCCCTGGACGAAATGGAAGCCCTTTCCGGAAGCACGATCGGCTTCTACCACTTCCTGGAACCCGACCAGCGCACCCTCACCCTGCAGAACTGGTCCACCCACACCCTCAAGGACATGTGCCGGGCCGAAGGAAAGGGCAGCCACTACAGCATCGACCAGGCGGGAGTCTGGTGCGACTGCGTCCGGGAGCGGCGACCGGTCATCCACAACGACTTCGCCGCCCTGCCCCACCGCAAGGGACTGCCGGAAAACCACGCGCCGGTCCTCCGGGAGATGGTCGTTCCGGTGTTCCGGGGGAACCTCATCACGGCGATCATCGGCGTGGGGAACAAGCCCACGGATTACGACGAGCACGATGTCCAGATCCTGTCCCGCCTGGGGGACCTCTCCTGGGACATCGTCGAACGCAAGCGGACCGAAGAACAGTTGCAGGTGTCGGAGAACCGCCTGCGGCTCACCCTGGAGGGTTCGCACATCGGCATCTGGGACTGGGATATCCGGACCGGCCAGTGGTACGCCTCGCCCACCTTCTACACCATGCTCGGCTATGAACCGCACCGGGGATTTTCCGGCCATGGGGAATTGACGGAGCGGGTGCACCCGGAGGACCTGCCCCTGGTGGCCCGGAAAATGGAAAAGGTCCTCACGGGGGGATTCGACGAATACACCTGCGAGGTGCGCATGAGGCACGCGGACGGCAGCTACCGCTGGCAGCGGGTGACCGGGATCGGCGTCGACCACGACCGGGACGGGAAGACGACCCGGATGCTGGGCATCCGGGTGGACATCACGGACCGGAGGGAGGCGGAGGAGGCCCTGGCCCAGCGCGAGCGGGATTTCCGGACCCTGGCCGAGAATTCGCCCGACAATGTCATCCGCTACGACCGGGATTGCCGGGTCCTCTACACCAACCACCAGGCCCGGTCCACCCTGGGCGGCCATGGCGAGCACGCCCTGGGCAGGACGCCCCTGGAGATGTCGCCGGAAGGGCTCATCCCCGGATACCTCCACGAGGTGGAAGCCTACCAGAGCGCCCTCCAGGGGGTCATCGCCAAGGGCGGCATGGGGGAAGTGGAAATGCACGTCATGGCCGCTTCCGGCGAGATGCAGACCCACAGCGTCCGGTTCACGGAAGAACGGGACGCCGAGGGGCGGATCGTGGGGGCCCTGGCCATCGGCCGGGACGTCACGGAACGCAAAAAACTGATGGAACAACTCAATCAGTCCCAGAAAATGGAAGCAATAGGTCAACTGGCTGGCGGCGTTGCCCACGACTTCAACAATATCCTCACGGCCATCATCGGCTTCGGCAATCTCGCGAAGATGCGCATGAAGGCGGAGGATCCGCAGATGACCTTGATCGACCAGATCCTCGCCGCCTCGGACCGCGCGGCCAACCTGACGCGAAGCCTCCTGGCCTTCAGCCGCAAGCAGGTGATCATTCCCCGGCCCGTGGATGTGAACGGGATCCTGGGGACCGTGGAGAAGCTCCTCGCGCGGCTCATCGGGGAGGACATCGAGCTCGTCACCCGGCCGGGAAAGCAGAGCCTCATCGTCATGGCCGACGAGGGACAGATCGAGCAGGTGCTCCTGAATCTGGCCACCAATGCCCGGGATGCCATGCCCAAGGGGGGCACCCTCTCCATCTCCACGGAGGCCCGGCGGCTCGGAAAGGATTTCCCGGCCCTGCACGGGTTCGGCAGGCAGGGACGCTTCGCCCTCATCACCGTCTCCGACACGGGCGTCGGCATGGACGCCCGGACCCGCATGCGGATCTTCGAACCCTTCTTCACCACCAAGGAACTGGGCAAGGGGACCGGGCTCGGACTCTCGATGGTGTACGGCATCCTCCAGCAGCACGAAGGTTTCATCAATGTCTACAGCGAACCGGGCAAGGGAACCACCTTCCGCATCTACCTCCCCCTCGCGGATATGGCGGCGGCCGACGCCCTTCCGGAAACCGAAGCCCGGCCGCCCGGAGGCACGGAGACGCTCCTGCTCGCCGAGGACGACGAGGTGGTCCGGACCATGACCAGCGGCATCCTCCGGGAATTCGGGTACCGGGTCCTGGAGGCGGCGGACGGCAAGGAGGCCCTGGAGAAGGCCCTGGCGCCCGGCATGGGCATCGACCTGATGATCCTGGATGTGGTGATGCCGAAAATGAGCGGCAAGGAGGTCTACGAGGCCGTCCGGCGGGAGGGCCTGGAATACAGGACGCTGTTCATCAGCGGGTACACCGCGGACCTGCTCAACCGGAAGGGGTTCTTCGAGGATGGGGCCCACTACCTGTCGAAACCGGCCAGCCCCTTCGACCTGCTCATGAAGATCCGGAAGATCCTGGATGAAAGGGGCTGA
- a CDS encoding quinone-dependent dihydroorotate dehydrogenase, with amino-acid sequence MIRSFDPYALLRPLIFRMNPEMAHHAAFTLGGVAQRVPGVLGLTRSLCGQPDPGLAREVLGLRFPSPVGLAAGLDKGAELLPLWKALGFGFVEIGTVTPRPQAGNPKPRVFRFPEENLILNRMGFNSEGAEVVARRLKRRPAGLVVGGNIGKNKETPEEEALKDYEAAFRAIAPLVDYVALNISSPNTPGLRRLQAPEQLKPLLEGVLALRKDLALERQPLLVKLAPDLDARELDATVDVIVASGVTGLIATNTTLDRNIVSEMNRAKVDALGMGGLSGRGLKIKAREIHRQVLSRIPPHIKLMACGGIGSGEDAAVALQDGAALVQIYSSLIFEGPMLVGRMNRDLAERTYYSG; translated from the coding sequence ATGATCCGCTCCTTCGATCCCTATGCCCTGCTCCGGCCCCTGATCTTCAGGATGAACCCGGAAATGGCCCACCACGCGGCCTTCACCCTGGGCGGCGTCGCCCAGCGGGTGCCCGGCGTCCTGGGGCTCACCCGGTCCCTGTGCGGGCAGCCGGATCCGGGCCTGGCCCGGGAGGTGCTCGGGCTGCGCTTCCCGTCCCCCGTGGGGCTGGCGGCGGGCCTGGACAAGGGGGCCGAACTGCTGCCCCTGTGGAAGGCCCTGGGCTTCGGGTTCGTGGAGATCGGCACCGTGACCCCCCGGCCCCAGGCCGGCAATCCCAAGCCCCGGGTCTTCCGGTTCCCCGAGGAGAACCTCATCCTCAACCGCATGGGCTTCAATTCCGAAGGGGCGGAGGTGGTGGCCCGCCGGCTCAAGCGCCGGCCCGCGGGCCTGGTGGTGGGCGGCAACATCGGCAAGAACAAGGAGACCCCCGAGGAGGAGGCGCTGAAGGACTACGAGGCCGCCTTCCGGGCCATCGCGCCCCTGGTGGACTACGTGGCCCTGAACATCTCCTCCCCCAATACCCCGGGCCTGCGCCGCCTGCAGGCCCCCGAGCAGCTCAAGCCCCTCCTGGAGGGCGTGCTGGCCCTGCGCAAGGACCTGGCGCTGGAACGCCAGCCCCTGCTGGTGAAGCTGGCCCCCGACCTGGACGCCCGGGAACTGGACGCCACCGTGGACGTCATCGTGGCCAGCGGCGTCACCGGCCTCATCGCCACCAACACCACCCTGGACCGGAACATCGTTTCGGAGATGAACCGCGCCAAGGTGGACGCCCTGGGCATGGGCGGGCTGTCCGGCCGCGGCCTCAAGATCAAGGCGCGGGAGATCCACCGCCAGGTGCTGAGCCGCATCCCGCCCCACATCAAGCTCATGGCCTGCGGCGGCATCGGCAGCGGCGAGGACGCGGCCGTGGCCCTGCAGGACGGGGCGGCCCTGGTGCAGATCTACTCGTCGTTGATCTTCGAAGGGCCCATGCTGGTGGGGCGCATGAACCGGGACCTCGCTGAGCGCACGTACTACTCGGGGTGA
- a CDS encoding GNAT family N-acetyltransferase, whose translation MEIRRAVKADQASLTSLASGFRDHLGRSAPTDAQFAGSIERLLASPDAEFALATDGSVPLGYVLLRYRHSMWACGTEATLEDLYVDPAARKAGTGRALVEFALGLARARSCTTVCLDTNENNAASLAIYRSLGFNAFSKRWDGRQIFHRLAL comes from the coding sequence ATGGAAATCCGGCGCGCCGTGAAGGCGGATCAGGCATCCTTGACGTCCCTGGCCTCCGGCTTCCGGGACCACCTGGGCCGCAGCGCCCCCACGGACGCCCAGTTCGCCGGGAGCATCGAGCGCCTCCTGGCCTCCCCGGACGCGGAGTTCGCCTTGGCCACCGATGGCAGCGTCCCCCTGGGCTACGTCCTGTTGCGGTACCGCCACTCCATGTGGGCCTGCGGCACGGAGGCCACTCTGGAGGATCTGTATGTGGACCCCGCCGCCCGCAAGGCCGGCACCGGCCGGGCCCTGGTGGAATTCGCATTGGGCCTGGCCCGGGCCCGTTCCTGTACTACCGTGTGCCTGGACACCAACGAGAACAACGCCGCCTCTCTGGCCATCTACCGCAGCCTGGGCTTCAACGCATTTTCGAAAAGATGGGATGGAAGGCAGATCTTCCACAGGCTCGCGCTGTAG
- a CDS encoding peptide MFS transporter: MSGDLRTDAPAPPKGQPAGLWVLIFTEAWERWSHYGMRAILILYLTAPVALGGLGMDKPQAAGIFGGYLLAIYLFALSGGQIADRFLGAKRTIVLGGLLIASGQLLLQVRSLNGLVASLVLISIGTCLLKPNVSASVGRLYTKEDPRRDGAFTFEYMGINLGAMIAPIFCGYMAEQPTFIAFLTRLGLHSPSGWSWAFGLSGFGMLLGLVNFVLRRNLIVDVNLPEGQKEAEPRGLGFLVILLLVLLASAWMVIGGRNWPIQLLGGAAASVGTMAAVSWLLRKGIVQGRAAATTATGEAVATPSLTPEDFKRLGVVGMMLCFSMTFWAVFQQAGSSLNLFAKEFTQRVVFGFEIPASWFQSVNAVGIVLLGSVFAWLWTRRAGKWPSSPVKFALALLFAALGFYLLVPASLIAQAVPGQVTKVGMGWLGGVYLMHTIGELCLSPVGLSYVSKLAPKHMSSQLMGAWFFATGLGSYLAGKAAGLMGTIPLAVLFGFCATVALAASLILWVLVSPIIRRQMGGHS, translated from the coding sequence ATGAGCGGAGACCTTCGCACGGATGCCCCTGCGCCCCCCAAGGGCCAGCCCGCGGGCCTATGGGTCCTCATCTTCACGGAGGCCTGGGAGCGGTGGAGCCACTACGGCATGCGGGCGATCCTCATCCTCTACCTCACCGCCCCGGTGGCCCTGGGCGGCCTGGGCATGGACAAGCCCCAGGCGGCGGGCATCTTCGGGGGGTACCTGCTGGCCATCTACCTGTTCGCCCTCTCCGGCGGCCAGATCGCGGACCGCTTCCTGGGCGCCAAGCGAACCATCGTCCTCGGCGGGCTCCTCATCGCCTCGGGCCAGCTCCTGCTGCAGGTACGCAGCCTCAACGGGCTGGTGGCGAGCCTCGTGCTCATCTCCATCGGCACCTGCCTCCTGAAGCCCAATGTGAGCGCCTCCGTGGGCCGGCTCTACACCAAGGAGGACCCCCGGCGGGACGGCGCCTTCACCTTCGAGTACATGGGCATCAACCTGGGCGCCATGATCGCCCCCATCTTCTGCGGCTACATGGCCGAGCAGCCGACCTTCATCGCCTTCCTCACCCGCCTGGGCCTGCATTCCCCCTCGGGCTGGTCCTGGGCCTTCGGGCTCTCCGGCTTCGGCATGCTCCTGGGCCTGGTGAACTTCGTCCTGCGCCGCAACCTCATCGTGGACGTGAACCTGCCCGAGGGCCAGAAGGAGGCCGAACCCCGCGGCCTGGGCTTCCTGGTGATCCTCCTGCTGGTGCTCCTGGCCTCGGCCTGGATGGTCATCGGCGGCCGCAACTGGCCCATCCAGCTCCTGGGCGGGGCGGCGGCCTCCGTGGGCACCATGGCGGCCGTGTCCTGGCTGCTCCGGAAGGGCATCGTCCAGGGCCGGGCCGCGGCCACCACCGCCACGGGCGAAGCCGTGGCCACGCCCAGCCTGACCCCCGAGGACTTCAAGCGCCTGGGCGTGGTGGGCATGATGCTCTGCTTCAGCATGACGTTCTGGGCGGTGTTCCAGCAGGCCGGTTCGAGCCTGAACCTCTTCGCCAAGGAGTTCACCCAGCGGGTGGTCTTCGGCTTCGAGATCCCCGCCTCCTGGTTCCAGTCCGTGAACGCCGTGGGCATCGTGCTCCTGGGCTCGGTCTTCGCCTGGCTGTGGACCCGGAGGGCCGGCAAGTGGCCCAGCAGCCCCGTGAAGTTCGCCCTGGCCCTGCTCTTCGCGGCCCTGGGCTTCTACCTGCTGGTGCCCGCCTCCCTCATCGCCCAGGCGGTTCCCGGCCAGGTCACCAAGGTGGGCATGGGCTGGCTGGGCGGCGTCTACCTCATGCACACCATCGGCGAACTGTGCCTGTCCCCGGTGGGGCTCAGCTACGTTTCCAAGCTGGCCCCCAAGCACATGAGCAGCCAACTCATGGGGGCCTGGTTCTTCGCCACGGGCCTGGGCTCGTACCTGGCGGGCAAAGCGGCCGGGCTCATGGGCACCATCCCCCTGGCGGTGCTTTTCGGGTTCTGCGCCACGGTGGCCCTGGCGGCCTCCCTGATCCTGTGGGTCCTGGTCAGCCCCATCATCCGCCGGCAGATGGGCGGCCACAGCTGA
- a CDS encoding bacteriohemerythrin, translating to MEPMVWQGNWEMGETRLDGQHRAMVRAINLLATRLQEGRPREGVNRSITFLMIYAELHFREEEAAMEACGYPELSVHVAQHRECSRRIEDMLAKWREGDSGLLTEVIAFFNYWLTEHLGNADRRFSEYLRRPA from the coding sequence ATGGAACCGATGGTCTGGCAGGGGAACTGGGAAATGGGCGAAACCCGGCTGGACGGCCAGCACAGGGCCATGGTCCGGGCCATCAACCTCCTGGCCACCCGCCTCCAGGAGGGCCGGCCCCGGGAGGGGGTGAACCGGTCCATCACCTTCCTCATGATCTACGCGGAACTGCACTTCCGGGAGGAGGAGGCGGCCATGGAGGCCTGCGGCTACCCGGAGCTGTCCGTGCACGTGGCCCAGCATCGGGAGTGTTCCCGGCGCATCGAGGACATGCTCGCCAAGTGGCGGGAGGGGGATTCCGGCCTCCTGACCGAGGTCATCGCCTTCTTCAATTACTGGCTCACGGAGCACCTGGGCAACGCGGACCGGCGCTTTTCGGAGTACCTGCGCCGCCCGGCCTGA
- a CDS encoding DinB family protein codes for MPSSLLDHLKDMHDHMAWADAVWFSTWGQSGFQDDEDLRQRVRHMAETESAFLMVLRGEPLAFEPPAPLPSYEALRAHTRSNHEAFRALFRDLPPEGLGRDLVIPWFPGPPCHITVDEALTQVAMHTQHHRGQLMTKLKALGGKPLNVDYIIWAWKKRPEGKWA; via the coding sequence ATGCCCAGCAGTCTCCTTGACCACCTGAAGGACATGCACGACCACATGGCCTGGGCGGACGCCGTGTGGTTCTCCACCTGGGGACAGTCGGGCTTCCAGGACGACGAGGACCTGCGCCAGCGCGTGCGCCACATGGCCGAGACGGAATCGGCCTTCCTGATGGTGCTGCGGGGGGAGCCTCTGGCCTTCGAGCCCCCCGCGCCCTTGCCCTCGTACGAGGCCCTGCGCGCCCACACCCGGAGCAACCACGAGGCCTTCCGGGCGCTCTTCCGGGACCTGCCGCCCGAGGGCCTGGGCCGGGACCTGGTGATCCCCTGGTTCCCCGGCCCGCCCTGCCACATCACCGTGGACGAGGCCCTCACCCAGGTGGCCATGCACACCCAGCACCACCGGGGCCAGCTCATGACGAAGCTGAAGGCCCTGGGGGGCAAGCCCCTCAACGTGGACTACATCATCTGGGCCTGGAAGAAGCGGCCCGAGGGGAAATGGGCCTGA
- a CDS encoding PilZ domain-containing protein: protein MRNVCEKGELLLLVTPYLRLESNFLRLDQDAVHVTALMSREEATFGLRSPDLRMRFPYGHQFFEAPTRAKGVGMTRGRQSLALALPTVMNKDDYRGAHRVDRVGRLVATFSSRKYDLLVANVVNLSTSGVRIFAQRDFEEGEVMVDDTVHIALTVSPEIVINSKAKVRYAKDRILGLEFRPRPEGALLDAFARWVFQKQEEELILQGGRGEAEEERQGAAVRAEGPPALTLVSGDAGLEARLKEILKDLPALERVAPGTQAMKDLAASPRGLVLFHVAGLGMDDRKRVRILLEALGGRVPFVLLGTGVDNGALFELGSELKAVSVYALGPTSSGLLPRLIQGILRKHFPPA, encoded by the coding sequence ATGCGTAATGTTTGCGAGAAGGGCGAGCTCCTCCTGCTGGTGACGCCCTACCTCCGCCTGGAATCCAATTTCCTCCGCCTGGACCAGGACGCCGTGCACGTCACGGCGCTCATGAGCCGGGAGGAGGCCACCTTCGGCCTGCGCTCCCCGGACCTGCGCATGCGGTTCCCCTACGGACACCAGTTCTTCGAGGCGCCCACCCGCGCCAAGGGCGTGGGCATGACCCGGGGCCGCCAGTCCCTGGCCCTGGCCCTCCCCACCGTCATGAACAAGGACGACTACCGCGGCGCCCACCGGGTGGACCGGGTCGGGCGGCTCGTGGCCACCTTCAGTTCCCGGAAGTACGACCTGCTGGTGGCCAACGTGGTGAACCTGAGCACCAGCGGGGTGCGCATCTTCGCCCAGCGGGACTTCGAGGAAGGCGAAGTGATGGTGGACGACACCGTCCACATCGCCCTCACCGTCAGCCCGGAGATCGTCATCAATTCCAAGGCCAAGGTCCGCTACGCCAAGGACCGGATCCTGGGCCTGGAGTTCCGCCCCCGGCCCGAGGGGGCCCTGCTGGACGCCTTCGCCCGGTGGGTCTTCCAGAAGCAGGAGGAGGAGCTCATCCTCCAGGGCGGCCGGGGCGAGGCCGAGGAGGAGCGCCAGGGCGCCGCGGTGCGCGCGGAAGGCCCGCCCGCGCTGACCCTGGTCTCCGGCGACGCGGGCCTGGAAGCCCGCCTGAAGGAGATCCTCAAGGACCTGCCTGCCCTGGAGCGGGTGGCCCCCGGCACCCAGGCCATGAAGGACCTGGCGGCCTCCCCCCGGGGCCTCGTCCTCTTCCACGTGGCGGGCCTGGGCATGGATGACCGCAAGCGCGTCCGCATCCTCCTGGAGGCCCTGGGGGGACGGGTGCCCTTCGTGCTCCTGGGCACCGGCGTGGACAACGGCGCGCTCTTCGAACTGGGCAGCGAACTCAAGGCCGTCAGCGTCTACGCCCTGGGCCCCACCTCCTCGGGCCTGCTGCCCCGGCTCATCCAGGGGATCCTGCGCAAGCATTTCCCCCCGGCCTGA
- a CDS encoding NAD(P)/FAD-dependent oxidoreductase, with the protein MRYLISNLPLALGEEKKPLPDTLAALLGGRAADFRDPVLERLSLDARHKGSIRFLATLAFDTDRDIADLPLPKGAQLDTAPRPVAWAVPPVARKPRVVVVGSGPAGTFCALRLLDYGIEPVVLERGAPMSERVRAVAGLWNEAVLDPGANAQFGEGGAGTFSDGKLTTRIGHPAIRFVIETFVKFGADPKVLYLARPHVGTDVIRKCSVLIRKEAEARGARYRFRARLADIRFRDGAVAAAVLDTGEEIACEAIVLAPGHSARDTFEMLHGHGVAMRQKAFAMGVRIEHPQALIDQSQYGPSKGHPSLAPADYKVVCNFGPARAAYSFCMCPGGEVIQCASEPGGVVVNGMSNARRDSGFANSGLVAKVNTADFGSDHLLAGMYFQRKWEQAAFRAAGETYGAPATSVQDFLRGRASGNLPATSFRPFAVPADVGTCLPDFVQEQLRGAIPDFDRKIHGFASRQALLLAIESRTSSPVQMIRGEDGQSVSHRGLYPCGEGAGFAGGITSAAVDGIRVAEWIAQTCGAAPFLPFQRNVKAGDYATEY; encoded by the coding sequence ATGCGATACCTGATCTCGAACCTCCCCCTGGCGCTCGGCGAGGAGAAGAAGCCCCTCCCGGACACCCTGGCCGCCCTCCTCGGGGGCCGGGCCGCGGACTTCCGGGATCCCGTGCTGGAGCGCCTGAGCCTGGACGCGCGCCACAAGGGCTCCATCCGCTTCCTGGCCACCCTGGCCTTCGACACGGACCGGGACATCGCGGACCTGCCCCTGCCCAAGGGGGCCCAGCTGGACACCGCGCCCCGGCCCGTGGCCTGGGCGGTGCCCCCCGTGGCGCGCAAGCCCCGGGTCGTGGTGGTGGGCAGCGGCCCCGCCGGCACCTTCTGCGCCCTGCGGCTCCTGGACTACGGCATCGAGCCCGTGGTGCTCGAGCGCGGCGCGCCCATGTCCGAGCGGGTGCGGGCGGTGGCCGGGCTCTGGAACGAGGCCGTGCTGGATCCCGGCGCCAACGCGCAGTTCGGGGAGGGCGGCGCCGGCACCTTCTCCGACGGCAAGCTCACCACCCGCATCGGCCACCCCGCCATCCGCTTCGTCATCGAGACCTTCGTGAAGTTCGGGGCCGATCCCAAGGTGCTCTACCTGGCCAGGCCCCACGTGGGCACCGACGTCATCCGCAAGTGCTCCGTGCTCATCCGGAAAGAGGCCGAGGCCCGGGGGGCCCGGTACCGGTTCCGGGCGCGCCTGGCCGACATCCGCTTCCGGGACGGGGCCGTGGCCGCGGCCGTGCTGGACACCGGCGAGGAGATCGCCTGCGAGGCCATCGTCCTGGCCCCCGGCCACAGCGCCCGGGACACCTTCGAGATGCTCCACGGCCACGGCGTGGCCATGCGCCAGAAGGCCTTCGCCATGGGGGTGCGCATCGAGCACCCCCAGGCGCTCATCGACCAGTCCCAGTACGGCCCCTCCAAGGGCCACCCGAGCCTCGCCCCCGCCGACTACAAGGTCGTCTGCAACTTCGGCCCCGCCCGGGCCGCGTACTCGTTCTGCATGTGCCCCGGCGGCGAGGTGATCCAGTGCGCCTCGGAACCCGGCGGCGTGGTGGTCAACGGCATGAGCAACGCCCGGCGCGATTCGGGCTTCGCCAATTCGGGCCTGGTGGCCAAGGTGAACACCGCCGATTTCGGCTCGGACCACCTGCTGGCCGGCATGTACTTCCAGAGGAAATGGGAGCAGGCCGCCTTCCGCGCCGCGGGCGAAACCTACGGGGCCCCGGCCACCAGCGTCCAGGACTTCCTCCGGGGCCGGGCCTCCGGGAACCTCCCCGCCACCAGCTTCCGTCCCTTCGCCGTCCCCGCCGACGTGGGCACCTGCCTGCCGGACTTCGTCCAGGAGCAGCTGCGGGGCGCCATCCCCGACTTCGACCGGAAGATCCACGGCTTCGCCAGCCGCCAGGCCCTCCTCCTGGCCATCGAGAGCCGCACCAGCAGCCCCGTGCAGATGATCCGGGGCGAGGACGGCCAGAGCGTGAGCCACCGCGGCCTCTACCCCTGCGGCGAGGGCGCCGGCTTCGCGGGAGGCATCACCTCCGCCGCCGTGGACGGCATCCGGGTGGCCGAATGGATCGCCCAGACCTGCGGGGCGGCGCCCTTCCTGCCCTTCCAGCGCAACGTGAAGGCCGGGGACTACGCGACCGAATACTAG